From the Drosophila willistoni isolate 14030-0811.24 unplaced genomic scaffold, UCI_dwil_1.1 Seg796, whole genome shotgun sequence genome, the window AGCATGTCACGAAAACTTTTCAAGACCGCAAAGATTAAACCTTAAATACCATTgacaaataaacaacaacaaaactctcTTTCACCCTCACTCAATTGGCTCATAAACTGGATGGTTTTGACGTTAGTTTGGTATACCGTGGTTTTCCAGCAAGAGTTTATTTTACCCCATTTTACGTGGCTAATGTTGTATTTCATTAGTTAAATAAGAAAACTTTTGACGCTGGAATGGGCTATTAAGGGTGTTAAAGTGGCAGACGAGTTCGTCTAAcagattttaaataaattccaTCCTCATGCCAGCCTCTAGGCGAaatactttttgttgtttgtctaaAGACGTGTTGAAGTTTGTTGGGATGGCAACACCAAACTTGGCTTTTAGTTAAAACTGGCGCCGCCTAAAAGTAGGCAAGTATATTTAGTGTCTGCACAGTGGGTGAAATACTTTAAATAGGTGACAAATATCGCAGATTGTCAACGGTAAATGATTTAGATTTGCTCAGAGACATTAACAAAGAAATAGTTGGAAAATATAAGCGAAAgtgtaataaaaaaattgttataaaatttttgtttgaaattctttttcattttaccTACCCAATCATTTTagtatgttttttttcttttgtttacaaCACGAACAAAGTAATTTAGGTACTTTTTAAAGTACATATTTTGGTATAGCAAATATACCTACTTATAAGTATTTACCATTAATAGTGAGAAACAATACAATGATATGCTTGATGCctgcaaattttcaaatccATACTTAGTGGcaaaaaaatcatattttttcCCACAGTTCTTTCAAGGTTTCACATTTAATGACTTGCTTATCCTCTTGCTAAGTGGGAAACTAATGAACTGGATAAACTATTTTCAGTTAGTTGAACGAATATATAATGAACAGTATTCAACTTTATTTGCAAGATATTAAAACTTTATTCCGaatatttaaacaacaaatttaagaAGTTATTTAGAGAATTTTTGAACTTTTATGTTATTCCTATCTAAATCTAAAATAAACTCATTTGTTTTCAGTCTAAAATAACGGTTAAATTGATCGAATAGAAACACTAAAAGCATAGGCAAATAACTTTAGATATTTCTTAAAGAGTATACCAAACTTTAAGTATTAAAGATTAACAactattttgtgttttgttttgtttgtttcactTGTTTTTGTACTTTAATGCAGCAATTTCCCAGTTTACAGTGTGTAAACGATGGAACATTTCTTATAATGCTTATAAACGTTTGCCGTTTATTTAAATAGACTGGCATTAGCAATTGTAATTTGTGGAGGTCCAAGCTCAGACTTAGTGCCGTCCATTTCATAATTTCTGGGGAATAACAATAAGCCATTACATAATATtcaagaaagagagagagtaaaaGAGCTAGAGGTAGAAATGTGCGAAATATTGGCCAAAATTCAGAGACCAAGTGCCGGGTTATGAGACGTGTGCACTGACCATGACCATGGCGGGGTCTTCAGTTCGTTACATTGCGTCCAAATGCCAGAAGAGCGGGAGGCTTGAATCGCTTTGGCGTTGATGTACTACAATTTCCGTTATTGGGCCATGGCGTCGACCCAACTGGTCGCTTTTTATGTGCGAAATGTGAATGAAAATCTGAATGAATGTTACATTTTGAGCAAAAATTGAGTTTGTTGTTATATAACAAGATAGTCTCTCGGCCAGAGCTCTATATAACTAGATGGTCACCCGGCCAACGTGCTTAGTTAAACTAAATCATGTCGCCGCTAAATACCGCATTGTTGTTCCTGGCATTTGTGAATATAAAAGCCATTACAGGCTCGGATCTATACCAAGTGAGCTCGGAGGatctaaaacattttaaacaatGCGTACGGGGAGCTCAACGTCCAAAATTCAGTGAATGCCTTGGGCGGTCTGCTTTAAGTTTAATACAACGCTTCGATGAGCGCGAGAATGTGAGTTttgttgatgattttgtggCTGTGAGAAGTGAAATGGCAGCTGGCAGGTCGTTGGCAAATGTGCTAGACACAGATCCGGTCGATTTCCGTGGCATATTGGAGAATGCCGGTGCGGTGATGGGTCAACGTAGCCTGGAATGGCATATGGATGGACTTTATCCTGGTTTAATGTTTAAAATAGGACCCACTGCCGATGCCAATAGTGTGGCTGAGTTTGTGCTAGCTGATGGAGGGGCCCAGGATGAGCGACAATTTGGTTTCGAGGATCCCACGGCAGGTATGATGACTATTATCTATGTTCACGTTTTCAAAATGTAACTTCCCATACTTCTAGGTCGTCTACTTGCTAAACAATATATGTTACCATTTCTGTTGGGCTTAAAGTTCAATTTGGTTGCCTTGGTGCCACTGCTATTTGCTGGAATATGTTTGCTGCTCAAGAAATCCCTTTTCCTGGTCAAAATGGCTGTCTATGTCAGTAGCTTTTTGGGTCTCGGTGGAATCCTGGGATCGGCAGGATTTGGCGGCGGTGGCTTTGGTGGTGGCGGCAGCTTTGGCAGTTTCAGCGGTGGCAACTTTGGCGGGGCATTTGGTGGACATCGACCTTTTGGCCATTTTCCGGGCAAAACTACAGTCTATGGTCATGGCGATGAGCTGCATCATCAGTAAGACGTTCATGAGCCTACTCCACCATATAAACGCAGTGAGCGTAAAGTTCGATTTGATCAACCACGAGAGGCATCGCAGCCTTCTCCCATGGCTACCAAGCGTCCTTTTGAAGATCGCTTCTATGATTATGAAAATCAAcgcagacaaacaaataaattactCGCTGAAGTGGAGGACACTGCTGGCTCTGCAGAGAGTCTGATGCGAAATTTCCAGAGCCCCAGCAGCAGTTTACCCAGCGGAATGAATGGCTGGCAAGTTGTGGATGTCAGATCACtttagtttaaaattaaaaaatagttcTACTTAATTATAATTAGTCAAAGTTTGGCAAACGTTTTGAGCGCTTTCCAAAAACTGAAAGTTTACTTATGCAAAACTTTTTGTGGCTGAACTCCAAGTTCAGCGGACCGCAGATAGACCGAAAAATAGACAAAGTTTTCTTATTTGATTCCTATCAAGAGCGCTTGAGAGTGTCGCGCTTTGACAAACATGTTAATTATTAGCCCAAAATCAAATGCAAGTTCCCCCATTTTGGGGTAGCCCTTATAAATACTGAGCTGAAAAAGTGTGTGGGGTTTATTTGAAGTTTATAGTTCGTTGCGTGTGTTTGCCTGTGTGTATTCCCCCTGGAGAATATGTGGCGTCGTATGTTGTTCTTACAGTGCGCCGTGCTGGGTAGCAATGCCTTGGTGTATAGTACTTCCAGTCCTTCTGCTACCACCGCCTCCAAATGGAGTCCCCACAGTCTGGGCAGACTTATTGCCCACTGTCTGGTTGGCTTAGAGGTGTGGAAGTGTTTAAGATTCGGCGCGGCGCGCGACAATAGCACATGGCAGGTTAATGACTATCTGAGTTTTGAGGCTCTGGCAAATGGTAATGACAGCGAGAGTCGAGCTCTCAGTGAAACAGGACTGGCTGGTAAATTGCTGCAATTGTTCCAGGGACGAGCTTTGCGTCTACAAATGCCCAGGCAATTGAGCATTTCCAATGCCATTGATGACTTTGGCAGTGAACTGGGTCTCGATCAAGGTACGAACGCTTTCATCATAGATGATAAAGTCGATAGAATTATAGCAGGATTGGGTAGTTTTGTGCATGCAACCGACAccgatacagatacagataaagataaagataaagataagaaaagaagaagaagaaaaagaaaaagaaaaagaagaataagaaagataaagataaaaagaagaagaaaaagacaagaataaaaagaaaagtaaaaactgTTCCAAAAAAACAGGTCGCAAGAAGAAGGACAAAGATAAGCACATGGCCATGATGGGCGGCATGATCATGATGGCCACACTCGCACAAATGTTCCTTGGCAAGGTGATACTGATAGCTGGATCCGCCTTCATCATGGCCAAAATAGCCCTCGTCATATCGCTGCTGGTGAGTAAAgccaaattgaaattattttggCACCCATCGATAGGTTAGATCAAGTCATTGGCCCTACGCATCTCTTTCCAGGATAGTCTAAAAAAGGGCACGACTGGTCACAGTGGTAGCTCCGATCACGTCATCATAGCGGGCGGACATAGCCATGAGAGCGGCTGGCATCGTAGCATGCCCACACATGGTCACAGTTCTGCCCAACAAATCGAACAAATCGAAGAGCCATCCCATGATCTGGATCACGATCAGGCATACTATGCCTATGAGGCCGAACCCTTGGATCGTCGCCAATTCGCACAACTACAGCGCCCGCAaactacaacagcaacaactcaTGGTTTTCTCTAgctttttatgtattttgtgtgttttatttataataactATGATAACTAAATTTAAACTGGAGGGCTGTCCTGGACGACTATCCTTGATAATGTCGGCGGTTAGCCAAGAAGTGTAAATACAATTGCAGTTAGATTGAAGCTAAGCAAAATATTTGATCTTTGGTTTTCCATTGCCTAGCCCATGATGTGTCCATGGGCTTATCGCGATACTTTGGCGGAAGTTAAACCGGCGGTAGCCACACCACCAGATTGTGGCATCCATGCCTGGTAAGCCTTATCCTGCATCATCATTTCGTCGTCTATGCTGATAGGAACCACCATCATGGCCACCGCCACCACTGTCATACTCTCCTTGATGGCTGGACGAATAGGTGTGACTCTGCTGCACTTGCGGATGCTTAACAATTTCGTAGGTGGTCTTTTCGCCGCCATCGTTTTCTAACAAGCTTCTTGAGGCCAATGATGGCGCTAATGATAAGAGCAATTTTGCCCACAATCAGAGCCTTGCCAGCCACAATGGCAATCGAGTGATAGGCCATCTTTAAAATGGCTGTTTTCAGCAGTACAGCCGCAATGAAGGGTCCCAGATACTTTTTGTCATCTTTCTTCTTGCGTCCATCTCCTGCACCGTTTGCCGCCAATTCACTGGGCAGAAAATAGCCCATTAGGGACTGCAACCAGTTCTGACTATTACGCTCGCCGTAGATGAGCAGCCGTGGAAGATTAACCTGCCTCTGATGACTGTGCACAAATCCAAGGAAACGTTCCAGCAGCAAGGCATCGAGACTCTTACTAGACATATGCTCCAAATCACGGTTATTCAATTGACTCTCCGATATGCTGGAGCGTCCGGTACGTGAATCTTGGGCAGCATTTTCACGTCTCACTAGACTAACACCATCCACAATGCTGAGTTGCTGCACTTTGAGAGCGCGGCCCAACAGACGTGCCCCTTGTAGCTTGCAGCACCAGAAAATATCATCACTATCTGCACACTGGCCATAAATGTGGCGCACTGTTCTCAAGAGACCGCTCTCTCCGGTGCCGCCAGTGAAATTGGAGTTAAGTTCAAGCGCCCAGCTTGGACGATGGGCATAAATTGCAACCAGAAGCAGGGCCACGGGTAAACCCAGACGCGTGACCATTTTGAGTATATCGTTTAAGCTATCCTTTTGTTCTCTAATCCTCTTTCGTCGCACTGCACTTTCTTTCGCTCTCACTAGGCGTTGATCTAACTGCAAACTCACTTGGCCAACTGATCTTGTGCGCCCGTTTGGCTAACAAATTTATACACTTTAGCTCGCCACAATTAGCCAGGCAGCCGTTGCATCCAGCTGAGGATGAAGCTAGTGAAGTTAAACCTGGTGGCTATTTAGAGCGTAATATGCATGATAAGTGCAGCTCCAGCTACAACCACATCTCAAGTCGACGCAAAGCTTCGTTGCAGATTTAGTGCAATTGCCAGCATAGGCCGCCAGCCACccagccaaccagccagccagaGCCTAGCCAATTTCCTTGCTTATTGCCGTAATTAGTAAATCTTtgcaattatttcaattttttccaAACAACTCTATGGCTCCAGGCTGGCTTAATGATATTTTCTACCAGCGGCAGCTACATCGAAACTCGACACCCACTTTCATTCGGCAAACTGAGAAATCTTGGCGAGAGCTTAAAACTCAAGATAGCAGCTTCTTTATTTCTCACTTATTTTAATCTTATGCGAATTATTTTGTGGCTTTAATATGAGTACGCAAAgatagaaaatgaaattaaatgccAAGTTGGTGAAATTttatacaaaagaaaaaatcaaataaaaataattcttttcttttttacgacaaattttcattGGCTTAATTTGACAAGggcaaacaatttgttttttatagtAAACCTATAATTATAATCACTTGAATTTCTctataacattttaattgccTCGAATGCTTTTGTTAcgaatgaaaattgaaaaagtatgcaattttTTGCCCAATTGctttttatcaattttaaaatgtgaATTATTTGTGCATTCCATGAATACTCTTTAAACATTAGTCTAttgaaaataaagtttttacaGTTTAAGTGCCACAAaaagtttgctttttgtttgacTCTTCTAAAGTGCCATCGAAGGTTTATTTAATGACTTTACCTTGTTAATTACTTTCCAAAAAGTCATTATTATTCATTAAGTACAGGTcaataaatatcatttaagGACATTGAGGTGACATCAGTTCAATGAACTCTACTTTTCAAACTGAAGTAGTaattatgtttgatttatgcACCTCAAGTGACCTCTTTTGCCTTGTGTGTGATTGAATTGAATAATGTAGATTAATTAACCTTAATTCCAATTTAATTTACCTAAATGTGATTAATTCTCTTTGGCCGGAAATGATATTCAGCGTTTTCAACCACGTTCATCATCCAACTGGtttcataaatattaaagCATACTTTCGGACAGCACATGAAAATGAGCGAATAACACAGTTTCATAGCCAACTCTTTTCGTTCAgtgtagcagcagcagcttggCGCGAAGCATGCATAATTAATGTTTGGCGCTTTTCatttatgaaatattaataaaaaaagcaTGGCTGGCGGTGAAACTAATGATGGGATTTACAAGCTTTATCTTGCCCCAACATGCCATGGATATGGGATAACACGAAAAGGTGTAAAAGATGAGTACACCGTATCTACAATTTATGTATTATTTAGCGGGAAAGtgcacaaaaaaacacaaaaacaaaaatttgcatgAAATTTTACAGCGTGCATTGCCTTGTTCTATTTATGGATATATTTGAGACACGTAAAGGTAAACCACACATAGAAAAAGATGGGTGGATGGATAATTTTGGTTAAATGGAATACTCGAACACTTGCTGTAGCATAATCTAGCAGCGATAATTTATGATAATGCACGTTTAGCTCACACGCAATGTTGTGCTTTTGAGCCAGGCCATCATCTAATGGGCGGCAGCGGCAACCAATTTGCAATAATTGGCATTTGTGTTAACACaaggcaaataaaaacaaaatgctttGGCAGTCGACCCCAAACGATCTGCGGAtcgatgaaacgaaacgaaagacTTAAGCAACGAACCTGACAGAATCACCAAGCACATGAAAACTTTTACCCAGCGCGCAGGCGAATTATTCAgcctttgtttttcttcttgtttttcttctcttttcttttcttttcgggGCTTTTCAACTCAATGAGGCAGAATACGCTATTCGTGTAGGTTGTGCACAGGCTTGGGAATATTTTCGCTTGATCATTTGCTCGTTGTTCGGCAGCAGCGGTAGTTATTGCGGTAGACAATTGcataaaacaagaaaaccGAAAAGGAGAAAactctattttttttcgtttttgggttagcaaattttttcactttcactTTGACTGTTGACAACTGTAGGTCCCTccgccaacagcaacaacaacaacaacaacaacaacaacaacaacaacaacaacaacaacaacaacagcaacaacaacaacaacaacaacaacaacaacaacaacaacaacaacaacaaaacaacaacaacaacaacaacacaataaCTACTAGACGACCCAATGCGTGTGCCCGCGCACAGGTTGAGATTTCTTCAGCTTTCCACCCACTTCGAATCGAAATTAAACGCTTCAGGCCAATTACGTTTCTCTCTGACCCCCAAAACAACCGATGATGAACTACACCATCACCACAATGGGTATTTGGTATGGAGTATGGAAAGCCAGACATCATACCGTGACTACCTGGCTAAAAGAAAatgactgactaactgactgactgactgattgAAGTTGGCTGAACCGAAGATGAACATCTTGACTTGAATTTATTGAATGCTTACCACCATTTGGGACTTGTCTTAAgcatttttctaaattatgcatttgtttgtttttcctcTTTTGCGCAAGTCAACTCAATTTCATGTAAAAAtccccaaaaaaataaaatccaacATCCCATCACAAATCTCTTTcgagtgaaaaaaaaacaaaatttatacaacaaatttcaatttcaatttgcccTCGGCTGGTTGCCTTTAAGGAACTCGCGCCACATTCCAccatttgttattttatttattttaacttggccaaaaattttgttgctctgtatttgtttgttgtcaaaaattatttgtagCACCCCCTGCTGGTGTCTGATTGCCCCAAGGGGCGTCTTTGTCATAGACGTtctgatgctgttgttgttatagcatattttgtattatttttctttattttttttataaatataaataaatcgcAACATAATTCAATTTCGTGCATAACAGTCAATTATGGCAATGTGCCTTAAGAATACGTTTTAAATttcaccaaaaacaaaaaaataataatataaaataaaaggaaaatttatatgcatagataagtatatgaaaatataggtATATCATACATTTTTGTGGTGAAATTTAAATCGCCAtctaaatgtgtgtgtttgtgtatatctCACATAGGCAATGTAAAGTTCAATGTTAAATGTCAATCATGATGGCCAAATATTAGCCTGTTGCCTGGAAAACTCTTTGTCTATGATTGTCTGCGTATGCTCATCAATCAACATGCCAGGCAATGGCAACAGCCAACAGCAACCGCCGGCGACGATGGCAACTTTGACATTGCCTTGAAGAAAGTGAAGACCAAGTCAAAGTCAAAACCAAAACTTGAGTCAAGTGAATTTTTGCACCGCATCTCAACTGAATTTAATGCCCAGGCATTGTCACTCCAGGCCCAGAGACTTTTCTCATTGCGCAcattcacatacatacactacatacacacaaatacGATGTCATGCTGTCAGAGAGATagacaaaatttcatttcaccGTGCTCATAATAACGATTTTTGCTACATTTTCCTCTAGCAGCAAGCAAGCTGCTTGTGGTAGTTGGTTTTTGGGATTGTCGCAATTATTATGAATGAGTATTTTCCCAGCCAACATCTGCCTCGGACAGCTATTAAATCCCTGGCCAGAAAATCCTCACTTGACGAATCTTTGcaaataaattacaatttgAATTTGCAATTCTAAAAGGGTGAGGATAAAGGTTTTTGCTATCTACAAGTTGAGGTCGCTGGGCGGTTGCTGATAAATGACTAAAACCTAACAATTGGCGCCGACACGTCGACTTGTGATACCTTTTCGGCCCTAAACATTGTGATACCAGCAGCGTAATTTGAAAGAGATCCATTGATTACACATTATGGCAAATAATAGAACAATATGGCCAATCTCAAACCAAACCACTAATCTGTTGACAATGTAATGAAATTCTATTCACTCTAAAGTCATCTAATTAACAAGTTCCTACGGTGCCTGTCCATTTTGAGATAAGACATATTGAGTTAGAATTTAACTAACTCAAGACATATGGAAAATCAATAAGAGTATGGGAAATAATGCACCAATATTGCCCTCTATAATCCCAAGCGAAACCACTAATCTGTCTATTCATTCTAAAGGCGTTTAATTAACAACTTCTTAATATGCCTGCCCATCTTGAGATAAAAGTTATTGAATTATTAATACATAGACATATGCATAGCAAAACGAATAAAGGCAATGCATACCCGTCAAGTTCCCTATTATTTTTTAcgtttttgcaaatatttatttatttttagtttttttgtttttgggggtTTTGTCTAGAGTTCAATGCACTAGGAACAATGAACAACTGGCAAACGTGACAACGACCGAAAAAGTGAAAGCATCTGCAACAGTGAAAATGTCCGCCAAGGAAGAGGCCAAGGCAACCTTTACCATGGCCAAGTGGAAATGGTTAGACAGACaaaacttttttggttttctacCACAATATTGCAGAGTTCAttgcacattttggtgcatgtAAATATGCCAAGTGAGATCAAGATATCTTTCAGATAACTTTTAGCCAACTGCCAATAGGCAGAGAcgatgaattttttttttttggttttttttctttgcaaagactcaactcaactcaaatCATTTGACAGATACTTGGGATTTGAAGCCACAATGTGTGATTTGTGTGATTTTAATTACTATTCTTAAAGATTTGATTACTTGCATTAAATGGACAGCCCCCAAACCATTGAGGTTGCGTATTCGACCATTACACACTTTCGCGTTGTAATTGGCGACACATGAGAATTTAATTACAAGACACGCACATGTGTGCAAGGCGACTGGTCAATGGTCAGCGTCGTCTGGCCAAATGGTAGGGGGCAGTGGTTTGGGGGCAGGTCATCATGCGCCTATTGTCTGGGGGTTCAGAGGCGCCGTAGAAAGCGAAAAGCCGCACATCATAAATATTAGCggttaaatgaaaaaatatatgtacatacatacacatataaaataaaatgagaaAATGCGCCTTTACAACTCTATCGAGGAGAAAAGCCAATGGAGTATGTGTGCATCAGTCATTGAACACCACAAAACCATAAGTTTTATGATTTATTGTCCGAAAGCAGTTCGCACACCTCAACTATTTAACTTTAACGATTTTAACCCAAAAACTAAGAAATTATTTCGCAATGTTTT encodes:
- the LOC26529069 gene encoding LOW QUALITY PROTEIN: uncharacterized protein LOC26529069 (The sequence of the model RefSeq protein was modified relative to this genomic sequence to represent the inferred CDS: substituted 1 base at 1 genomic stop codon); this translates as MSPLNTALLFLAFVNIKAITGSDLYQVSSEDLKHFKQCVRGAQRPKFSECLGRSALSLIQRFDERENVSFVDDFVAVRSEMAAGRSLANVLDTDPVDFRGILENAGAVMGQRSLEWHMDGLYPGLMFKIGPTADANSVAEFVLADGGAQDERQFGFEDPTAGRLLAKQYMLPFLLGLKFNLVALVPLLFAGICLLLKKSLFLVKMAVYVSSFLGLGGILGSAGFGGGGFGGGGSFGSFSGGNFGGAFGGHRPFGHFPGKTTVYGHGDELHHQXDVHEPTPPYKRSERKVRFDQPREASQPSPMATKRPFEDRFYDYENQRRQTNKLLAEVEDTAGSAESLMRNFQSPSSSLPSGMNGWQVVDCLRFGAARDNSTWQVNDYLSFEALANGNDSESRALSETGLAGKLLQLFQGRALRLQMPRQLSISNAIDDFGSELGLDQGRKKKDKDKHMAMMGGMIMMATLAQMFLGKVILIAGSAFIMAKIALVISLLDSLKKGTTGHSGSSDHVIIAGGHSHESGWHRSMPTHGHSSAQQIEQIEEPSHDLDHDQAYYAYEAEPLDRRQFAQLQRPQTTTATTHGFL